A DNA window from Arachis duranensis cultivar V14167 chromosome 3, aradu.V14167.gnm2.J7QH, whole genome shotgun sequence contains the following coding sequences:
- the LOC110278653 gene encoding uncharacterized protein LOC110278653 yields the protein MFTGQRIKNFAASRSISMITSTPYYAQANGQVEAANKILIGLIKKHIGNKPRTWHETLSQNDLPVDDYWNAMFDELNELDSERILALNNVIRQKEIVARTYNRRIKGHILEMPIKLKISSQEK from the exons ATGTTTACTGGTCAGAGAATTAAGAATTTTGCTGCTTCGAGGAGTATTAGTATGATTACTTCGACTCCTTATTATGCACAGGCTAACGGGCAAGTAGAGGCAGCAAATAAAATTCTGATAGGTTTGATTAAAAAGCATATCGGGAATAAGCCTCGAACATGGCATGAAACCTTAAGCCAA AATGATTTGCCAGTTGATGATTATTGGAATGCAATGTTCGATGAGTTAAATGAATTGGATTCGGAACGAATTCTGGCACTCAATAATGTGATTCGACAAAAAGAAATTGTTGCTCGAACTTACAATCGTCGAATTAAG GGACATATTCTGGAAATGCCtatcaaattaaagatatcGAGTCAGGAAAAGTGA